From the genome of Candidatus Eremiobacteraceae bacterium:
CGACGACCCGTCGCCCTGCAGGACGACTGCACGAACCGACTCGTCGCTCGACAGCGCCGAGAACGCGGAGGTCAAGTCGGCTATCATCCGCGCGTTCAACGCGTTGCGGACGTCGGGCCGCGCGAACGTGACGCGCGCTATAGGACCTTGGCGCTCGACGCGTAGCGTTTCGAAGGTCATGATCGACGGAGCCGAGCTTCGCTCGGCATACCACATTCCGAGTTCATCACATTCTGAATTCCGAGTGCATCACATTCGGAAGACGCCGAAGCGGGTCGGCGGCAAAGGCGCGTTCGCTGCGGCGGAGATCCCGAGCGCGAGCACGTTGCGGGTGTCGGCCGGATCGATGATGCCGTCATCCCACAGCCGCGCGGTGGAGTAGTAGGGGTTGCCTTCGGCCTCGTACCTGTCCAAGATCGGACGGACGAACTCGTCTTGCTCTTCTTTCGTCATCGAACCGCCGCGCGCCGCGAGCGCTTCCATGCGCACGGTGAGGAGCACGCTCGCGGCTTGCGGGCCGCCCATGACGGAGATGCGGGCGTTGGGCCACATCCAAAGCTGACGCGGCGAATACGCGCGTCCGCACATCCCGTAGTTCCCCGCGCCGAACGAGCCGCCGATGATGACCGTGAACTTCGGCACTTCCGCGTTGGCGACGGCCATCACCATCTTCGCGCCGTCCTTCGCGATGCCGCCTTCCTCGTATTTCTTGCCGACCATGAAGCCGGTGATGTTCTGGAGGAACACGAGCGGCACGCCACGCTGGCAGCAGAGCTCGATGAAGTGCGTCGCTTTGACCGCGCTTTCGGAGAACAAGATGCCTTGGTTCGCGAGGATGCCGACCGGGTTGCCTTCGATGTGCGCGAAGCCGCACACGAGCGTCTGGCCGTATAGCGCTTTGAACTCGTGGAACTCGCTCGCGTCGACCAAGCGCGCGATGACCTCGCGGACTTCGTACGGCTTGCGCCAATCGCGCTGGACGATGCCGTAGAGTTCGCGCGGATCGTGTTTCGGCGGTCGCGGTTCGCGCTGCGGCCAGGGCGTGCTCTTCCGGCGGTTGAGGTTCGCGACGATCTCGCGGGCCATGCCGAGCGCGTGCTCGTCGGAAATGGCGAGGTGGTCTGTAACGCCGGAGACGCGCGAATGGACGTCGCCACCGCCGAGATCTTCGGCGCTGACGACTTCGCCGGTCGCCGCCTTCACGAGCGGTGGACCACCGAGAAAGATCGTCCCTTGTCCCTTCACGATGATGGTCTCGTCGGACATCGCGGGCACGTACGCGCCACCGGCCGTGCACGAACCGAGCACGACCGCGACTTGTGGGATGCCTTTCGCCGACATCCGCGCCTGGTTGTAGAAGATCCGGCCGAAATGGTCGCGATCGGGGAAGACCTGATCTTGGAGCGGCAAGAACGCCCCGCCGGAATCGACGAGGTAGATGCATGGCAGATAGTTCTGCTCGGCGATCTCTTGCGCGCGCAGATGTTTCTTGACCGTGATCGG
Proteins encoded in this window:
- a CDS encoding carboxyl transferase domain-containing protein, with translation MTSARLPSEMFGTHSNIFAIFGLVVGAMQAGTLAREYHHRMAVIDSRVDVTSAEFAANREYFAGLLDQLRERTTSAMEGGGPDAMAKHVARKKLPVRQRVSRLLDPQTAFLEFSSLAAWEMYKGEAPSAGIVTGIGVVAGQECVIIANDATVKGGTYFPITVKKHLRAQEIAEQNYLPCIYLVDSGGAFLPLQDQVFPDRDHFGRIFYNQARMSAKGIPQVAVVLGSCTAGGAYVPAMSDETIIVKGQGTIFLGGPPLVKAATGEVVSAEDLGGGDVHSRVSGVTDHLAISDEHALGMAREIVANLNRRKSTPWPQREPRPPKHDPRELYGIVQRDWRKPYEVREVIARLVDASEFHEFKALYGQTLVCGFAHIEGNPVGILANQGILFSESAVKATHFIELCCQRGVPLVFLQNITGFMVGKKYEEGGIAKDGAKMVMAVANAEVPKFTVIIGGSFGAGNYGMCGRAYSPRQLWMWPNARISVMGGPQAASVLLTVRMEALAARGGSMTKEEQDEFVRPILDRYEAEGNPYYSTARLWDDGIIDPADTRNVLALGISAAANAPLPPTRFGVFRM